Proteins co-encoded in one Hyla sarda isolate aHylSar1 chromosome 4, aHylSar1.hap1, whole genome shotgun sequence genomic window:
- the LOC130368140 gene encoding uncharacterized protein LOC130368140, translating into MELKGLGFVPLLLAFWCAAWLATSYIMTVVLGHAASPLMSISDVGNFFPESILFRIGLIGTSIGTLVLTFLIYKYMVMHTEEFRGHVFSPKEYPRIHFVSTIISITCEALYYLGQSIQMYKLPGAKKVIHHSRCTCCGLTFVCVIFYFGYETLKKLFYNDEDWDEIREIPIIIIEWVMLLLILINIVTYYSTMQRLLLTVSRNSCTLSLMVKIDDFGV; encoded by the exons atggagctaaaaggtttggggttcgtccccctcctgttggcgttttggtgtgcggcctggcttgccaccagctacatcatgacggtcgtcctcggccatgccgcctcgccactaatgagcatcag tgacgtgggaaatttctttcccgaaagcatattattcagaattggattaatagggacgtccattggcactttggtactaacctttcttatttataagtatatggttatgcatactgaagagttcaggggtcatgtattttcccccaaagaatatcccaggatacactttgtcagcacgataatttcaattacatgtgaagccttatactaccttgggcagtccatccagatgtataaattaccaggagcaaaaaaagtcatccaccatagtagatgcacctgctgtggcctgacttttgtctgtgtaattttctattttggatatgaaacattaaagaaattattctataatgatgaagactgggacgagatccgtgaaatccccatcataatcatcgagtgggtgatgcttctactgatcctgataaacatcgtgacctattattccaccatgcaaaggttattgttgaccgtctccagaaacagctgcacactctctcttatggtaaaaattgatgacttcggggtgtag